TGGCCTAGTTCACTCTTGTCTTTACATTATTTGACCAACAGATGGCAGCATAGAGCTCTACCTCAAGACTTCAAAACTACAATATAATTCTAATTCTTAAGTATCAGGATCAGGTTGTGATTGtgatttgaaaaactgaaatatgcaAAATTTCAAGcaagagaattaaaaaaaaaaccaaacaagcaCCATAACTCTGTTCCAAATTATAAACATCCcatgaattaatttgaaattttgattgATCAAAGAGTTAATCACCCAATGGTGAAAAACAATGGTGAACATGTGGTGTGTCATTGCTTGCTGAGAGAGTTAtacaaaaaatgtcattgttaCCTTGTTTGGCTGATAACTAAATCACCAATCATAACATCCTAATCATTATATTTAGAAACAACAGATTTAGCAGtaatttacttttacatttggTTTAGATAAGAATGACTATGcacaaaaagcaacaaaaggacaataaacatctgtaacaacagttgttttttttattggaatGGATCACAGCCACAATACAGCCTTGCTTTACTCTAGTTAGAAAAATGCCAATGCAACAAACTTGGAAAACCAATTCTCCTTCATGTCCTCTGCTTATTAAAATTGCAATAATCCTAGTTCAatcttttaaaaagtataaatgaaatatgtggTGTATCAAACATATTCAACAAGTGTAACTGCAATTTCAACTTTAGCATGCAAAATGTTTTGACAATTTAGTTGTGGACATGATCAGTTGAAATCaataacacaaatgaaagataataattttttaatgaattctACTTGTTTCAAGTATCTAATGATAACTGATGTGACTGCAAACTGTCTTgtggaaaaacagaaatatcaagtcaacaaactttgcacataataaaacaaagagacacaatACCTGAAAAATAGTGGAGACCCCAACACCACAGTAGTTGAACATAACAAACTCTcagcatttacaataaatattCCACATTTACATTCAGGTTACCCTCTCTGTTTACACTTAAATACATTATGTACATGGATCATCCATGTCTCTTATCTTTCTTGAAAATTGCACATTATCTTACACAAATCTTTCAACTCTATTCAAACAACTgcattcaacaacaacaatcattcATAAACAAATTCATTATTTCTTGTCAGTTTACACTCAAGTTTACACTCTTCACAAATCTGATAGAGACCTCACCCTCATAAAGCCCACACAACTTCTGTGTCTCACGAAACTTTAAGGCAAGTAAAGGAAAACAAGAATCAACAAGTTGCATTGAGAAAATACTTAATCTTGAAGGAAAAATCCACTCTGAAACACACTGTTGAAAATTAAACAGCTGTTAGCGATGTACCTTGCATTTCTGGGTCCATTTTGTTGCTTATGGAGTATTTTTCCTATTCTGTATACAGCCGGCCAAACATATAGATACAACAGTGTTCAACAGCATCAAGGGTTTCTTTCAAGAGTTGCCATTTTGTACCAGTGTAATAATAAACTAGAGAGAAATCCATCAGTGAAATGCTGTTGCTCACTAGAAATCCTTCAAAACAATGTAGGAAATCACTAGTAGACAAGACAGGTTGAAGGTTGGTACACAGAAACAAGAAGTTCACAAAATAATTCCTGGAATGCAAAGAACATCACAAATCAATGATACAAAACAGCATGAGAGGagggtggatttttcctttCAAACCTATCAACTCGGACAGTCCAGCTCTTCAGTGCCAAGGAACTCCCCTAACATGTGGTCATGTTGACCGTAGACAGGCTCTAAATACGGATTTCCGTCCTGACAGTTCATTTGCTTCGACCTTTCTAGGTGTCTCAACTCAGACTCTTCTGCCTCCATATGAGGGGCTTTGATGGAGGCTTTCTTAGCCATGGGGGACAGAGGCACTGGGACAAAGCTGTGGTAAACAACCAGTGGCGGTTTCAAAACTTCCATGGGGGATGCCTTGAGAACAGCACCCTCAGGTGGCTGGACTGGCAACTGCACATAGTTTCCTGTTTCAGGATCAAAGAAGGTTTTTGTCTTGACCTGTACGGGCATGTCCACAAAAAAGAATTGCCCTGAGTCTGGATCCTGGAGGAGCTTTCGTTGAGTCATAGGGAAGGACTGCGTAACAATGGTGTGTTCGATGCTGGACTGGCGAGAAAGCTGGCTGGTGTGGCTGGTGTGGCTTGACTGGCGGGACAGGACTGAAGGGTGAGACACATCTGAGCTGTACGTGTCAATACTGTGACTCCTTCTCAGTGGGTTGTCTCTGCTCACCTTGTCTCTGGCTCTGCCTCTCTGCTGGAGCTCATCCATGATGGATTTCTCGATGCGCTGGCTTCTTGAATCAAGCTTTTCATTGTTTGACATATCGGCGCTGAGCCTGCGCTCCACTTTATCTCCTAAGTACCTATCAATGCTTTGCGACCGTTGGAATGGCCTGTCTGATATGGGTCTATCGCCAACATGAGCTTTGTACACAGGTACGTTACTAATGACCCTATCACTGCTATAATGTCTTTGCTCTGGCTTATCTCGAATGTGTCGGTCAGTCCTGCGGCCTTGCCGTTCTGCTGCAACTCTGGGAAGTGCTTCAGTGTTCTGGTTATTGTTTTTCACTGAATCAAGGCTCTGCCTTCGAGTCTTGCGGCtcatttctgttctgttgtgATGCTGGTTTTCACTGTCATGGCCTCTTCTTTCACAGAGTAGTGGCTCACTCCTGTCATTGCTGCTTTTTCCATGGTGACTTTCATTGTGATGATGACCATCTTCcgttttttctctctgttttttctcgCTACTCTTGCCATTtctgctactactactgctttTGAGCTCGGATTTGTGTCTATCCGAtttgtgtttgctgctgctttGAGATGACTTGTGGGGCGACTTCTGGGCCTCCTCCTTCTTTATCCTTCTATTGGTCAGCTTCAAGGCTTTGAGAACAGCCTTTTCAGATTTGGGTAAGACAGTTGGAGGTTTGGGCAGGCCCATTTGGCTTTCATTACCACTGCAGGTGGACCCAGAGCGTTCACTGGGAACCTTTAATACTTCCCGCTCTGCTGGTTTATCAGCATTCACTCCCTTGTCATCAGCTGTGTCAGCTGTGCTGGCTGTTAAGCTCTCCATGCCTTCAGATGATGGAGTCACCCCAGAAAATCTGTCTTCCTCCTGTGGGACAGCAAGGAACCCTCCAGCCTGGGGTTTCTTTGGGTTGTCACTTTGCAGATTtgaagaagagagaggcagGGGTGCTGAGTGTTTTGATAAAATCTCTTTAGGTTTGAAGATTTCATCTGCCATTGAGGTGCTGCCACTGGTAACAGTTTCATTAGCCAATGGGATCTCTGGATTTTCCTTTACTTGATGTAActcctcctctcccttctcTGAACCACTCAAACTCCCTCTTGGTGACCAGGGTTGTACAGTCTTTTTCAACTTATTACTGAAAGTGTTGTTCTTGACTTTGAATAAGGCTGGGACCCCCAAAGTTGGTGAGAAAATGTTAGAGGGTGACATTGGtgtctgattattttcatcatgacTTAAGCTTTGACCCACAAtagtattttctctttctttgccCTCCTTGTACAGACCTTCTGTCTCTTTTTGAGATTTTATTGGTCGCTTTACAAGCTCTGGCTCACTTTCATGATCACTTAAAGAATAATATTCCACTTCTGTCCTTTCTGAATCCTGTTTTGAGTTTCgagttgaaacattttctccTAACTCATCAAGTTCCTCCACCTCTCCAGTTGAGTTCTCAAGAGATTGGTCAACATTTGACTCAGTCTCAGTATTTCTGTGCAGTGCACTCTCCACAGAGAAGTAGGATGATTTTGAGGACAAGCTGGCTTGATCTGGTGGGCTCTGAGTAATGCTAACACCATTTACCAGGAGTAAGGGTGATATTATACCCCTGGGGATTTCACTGAGAGTTTCTGCATCCACATTTACTTCCTCACTAGCGGTATGTATTATGTCAGATTCTTCTTCTGCCTTAGTTACATGCTCATCTGGCATGGTTAAATTGTCTGGTTTTAAAGGGGCCTTCCGCTTTACTTTGCATGTTTCCTGTGCCTTAGCATTGTTGTTTGCAAATATGCTTTCCCTAGTGGGGCTCATGTCAGTTTGAACGTTATTTGCTTTATATTCTTTTTCTCTGAACTCTGGTgataaacacaatatattttCAGATTGTTGGTACTCTGAAGGAGCAATGTTGTCACATATAACTGCATCAGTTCCGGTAGTGGATTTCaaatttgcattatttacagcGTCACACATCTCTTCATTAGAACTGGATTCACTTTGGCTTGGCAAAGCTTCTTTCGTGAAAAGGTCACTATCTACGTCTTGTTTTCCTGAGCCTGTGCTTCTCATCTCTTTTGCTGAGTGTGCCTCACCATTTTCAGGTAGGCCTATCCCATCTTTGTTTAAGATATTTTCTACAGCTACATCTTTCAAACTATCTGTCTCCCTAGTAACACTTCCATCTGTTCTATTCCCTCCTTTTTTGCTTCtaggaggaacaggaggagtATCTAagtttttgtcttcattttcatttatcagATCCTCTGAATTATCAGCAACATAGCTGGGATTATCAGTTACTTTATCAGTCACAGATTTAGCTTTGTTATTTAGGAGTGCGTCAGGCTCATTGCCAACTTTGTCCATGCCTGGGAAAGCTATTCTGCCACCTGATCTGTGAGATTCACCGAGTCTAGGTTCAGTTTTTGATAGGATCTGTCTCATGTGATTGTGGTCTCTCAGATCACCTAACCTCTCTTTTaggtctttttctttttccttggACTCTGTCAAAGAATCTTTCATAGATTGTTTACGTTGCTGTACCCTTGTTACATAAATGTCATCACCAGCATTCTCCTCTAATATTGGATTCGCATCCtgttctgtcattttatttcttcttatcTGCCTTTCTGTGATGATCTCTTCAAGTGCCAATTTGGCTTTGTCATAATTGTCATTTATAACTGCTTTGTTGACAATGACATTGCCGTCTATCTTTCTGAAAACCTCGGGCTTACTCtgctccttctctttcttcGTAAATATTTCTCTCTTAGCTGATGTGTTCCCTCTCATAGACAGCATGCCCTTTTTAATATTCCTAAGCTCCCTTGAGATCAAATCGTTCTTAGCCCTCGCCTCCTCATCTATATTAACAACTCCTAATTTGTTCTTTGCATTCTCGTGAACACGATCACCAAGCCGTGCTCTCTCCAGCTCTTTCAAAGCATGCAAATCATTAATTATACACTCACTATCTCTAATTTCTCTGAGTGACATCATCTCCTCATCCTTCTCTGTTCTTGTGTTCACTTTCAGATCACCTTCCTCATACTTGCCTCCTTGTTCATCATCCATCACCGTGtatctctgacattttatataattgttcTGTCTGGCTGAGAATACATGTTTTAGCCGCCCTCGTTTCTGGACAGATTCACTGTCTTTTGCTGGTGAATCTGATTTCGCTTCCCCCAAATCACCATTAGTGAGTTTGTCAGTGTtatgtgtttgctgtttgtcaAGAGCCAATTGAATATCAGATTTAGCAAAATTTCTTTTTGGGACTGGCGGGGGCTCTTTCTTTCCAACCAGTGTTGAACCAGATGCTTCGCTTCCACTTTGAGATAAAACATCATTGTTTTCTGCTACTGAACTTTCCCGCCTGCTACTAATCATTTCTTTTGAATAGGCAAACATCTCATCTATTTCTTTTTCCCTCAGTTCTTCTATGTCTGAAATTGGTTTGTTGATGCTCTCTGACTGAGCTACAAATAGAACTTTACTTTTTGTTGCATTAATTGCTTCCtttgctgctctgatgacatcCATTGTCCTCGTGGTCTGGCCAGTAGTATCCCTTTCCTTAGAACTAAAAGGCTGTGTGCCAgagtctttttcttttatgtcttttgcAGGCCATTTTGCCTTGTCCGGTACATTTAGTGGTCTTTTCCCTACTGATACATTTGATGACAACCCCTCTTTCTCAAGTGCATGGGGTGAAATTATCGGTGAACGATCTTTGTTGACATTTAAAGTATTTGGCGAAAGCCCTGTGTTTGTTGGCAGTGCTTTTGGAGAAAGTTCTTTGTTTAGTGTGAGTGGTGAAAGTTCATTTGTCTCAGCTGGTTGGTCTATGTACTCAGGGGCACTGGTACTCAGGGGGACTTGGAGATATTTCATATCACTGTTGACAGGGCTGGATTTCTTGTACAAATTCAGGGAAGGATAGTTTTGCTTTTTAGCGATGGgacttttgttcttttttgagTGTATAATAGAGGAGATGGGATTTTCCTCACCATTACCGGCAGCCTCCCTTTTAGTTTGCAGAAGATTTGATAGCAAATAATCATCTGAGAGAGGCTGATTAATATCATGCTTAGTAAGACCAACAGTTGGGGATTCCAAAAGGGGACTGCAAACTATCTGTCCATCTTTAAAAATGGCAGGAGTGCTTAAGCCAGAAGCATTGCCATCAGATCCAGCTTGTGGATGTTTCAGATGATCTGATTGCGGAGATTGGGAGCCACTCTCAGGTACTTCTAATGTTTTGAATTTAGGTGGGCTATAACGGCTTTTTACCCTTTTCCTGTTGTCTTTGAGGTTGAAGAGGATGCTAGAGGCAAGTGATTTGTAGCTATCTCGCTTAACTGGAGGTTCAGGGGTAAGTTTGGCCTCAGAGTGTGGTCTTAGTGGAAGGTCAAGCGCAGAGGGGGAGAAGACAGCTTGCAGGATTTCTGATGTTTCTGTCGGTTGTCTGGAGGGAATGAGGGGAGTCATCAGCTGGCAGATGCTGAACGGAGTAGAGGCCACAGAGCTGACTTCCTCAACTGCTTTCACTTCCACAGATCTCGCTTCCTTTTTGAGCAACAAAGGACTTTCATTCACTGTTGATGAACAGTTGTCCTGAGGTGGTACCCCTAGCTGACTGACTGAAACAGTACTGTTTGCCCTGGACCTGTTGCGCCTCCAGGGGGCAGCACTCCCATCACCTCTGTCTGATGACTTCTTCTCAGCTGTAGTAGCTGAGGGCTTTGGCAGGACCTTCGGTGGTGAAGGGGGAGGGATGGGTTTAGGAGCAGTGGGAGGAGGGAGTTCAACTGCTGCTTTCTGGTGTGACTGTGTCTCCTCTGTATGCAGAGTCTCTTTTCTGTGTGCCTCTGTCAGCTCCTTGTAAAACGGCAAGTCGTACCATTTAGGGATATTATCTGTAGGGAGAATAGAGGTGACTGTGTCCTCTTGGCCAAAGGGGAACTGGTTAAAATCTCTCCATGTTTGGAAAGGGCTGAACTCACTGTGAAGGAAAAAGTTTTTGATATTAAGTTTCCGTAGTTTGACAGTGGATTTCCCATTTTTGATCTTTGATGATTTCCCTGAGAGAAGGGCATCTTTGCCTGTTTTGTTCGATGAACCATCACTGGAGTGATGTCGATGATGGTTCTTGTGATGTCTGTCTGTGAGATTGGTGTGATAATCCGAGGAGAATTCCGATAGCTCCCTTTGGATACTGCGAAGTGCCGACTTATCCCATGATTCCCCATTAGAGTCTGTCATACCTCCATTTTTAATTAACATCCCCTCACAGCTTTCCTCTGTGGCACTCAATGCCTTGAGGAAAGACGACATGTGGGATATGTTCTTCTGCTGTCCATGGCTGGGCAccagttttttgtcatttttattttgcccTTGCTTTTTAGATTCCTTATGATGAGTCTTTTTAAGGGGTTCCCCCGCCAATGGTTTGTGGCAGCTGAAAGGTGAGTATCCATACAAGAACTCGTCATTGTAAACTGCGTCATCTCCAATGCAAAGACTTCGGAAGGCTCGATCAGTGAGAGTGCTGACCTCACGATCAGTCTCGTCCATGAACAAGTCAGTGAAGCCATTAGGGAAGCGATGGTGGAGCATGCTTCCCACCCGATGGCTCATGTGTCGCTTTTCCACACAGCTCATGATGTCAACAACTGTCTTTCTGTCTCGTGCATCACCTGTCCCGCCTCCCCTACAGCCCTGTAGATCCTTTGGTTTTCTCCCAGCTCAGGTTGACATCAGAGAGGTGATGGAATACGTGAACTTCCTAAAAAAAGATAGCAAAATCAGTGTCAGTGTTTAGACCAGTCTGCTTACTCACACACTGTATATAGCTAGCATTTCAGCATTTCTGCAgttcaaaaactcacaaataGGTTGTTTGAATGACATGATTACTATAAATGGTTTTGAACTCTGTAGTGCACTGATGACCTTTATGTACATGACACGTGCCGGCTTCGGCCATGCTGTCACTATGCAGGCAGCAGACAAACACTTCAAACCATGCTCTTGTCTATTTAGAGCACTGTATGGTGCCTTAAGTTGTAAACACTATGCACACTGTAGGTGTACATGTAGGAGAACAACTATTACTCCATTTATAGGAACTATATTAAAAAAGAACTTTTCCATTGTTCATGTGAGTGCATTTTAAAGGCAAGACTCACACTTCACACAGGTCCCCTTCAAATGCAGTCAtatctttttcacatttaatgAATTTGTACAGTTAATATATAGACAATTCCTCTGCAAAGCTTTAGGAGAATAATCGTGCCAGCAAGTTTACACCACAGAGCCTAGGAAATGCAAGTAAATCATCACATCATTCACAGTGCgcctcagcagcagctgctctaCTGTAGCTTACTTTAGCTATCTGGGTGAGGTCTTAGAATAGCTCATTAACCCATTTATATGTCCTGACCTGGGAGCATAGCCACTGGCATATCACTCAACTTTCCAACTATCCACACAATCATTATTCTCCTTATAAGCAGATAAGGTTGATTGAGACAAATATAACTGTAGAAATTCCATGTATCATTGTACTGTACGTTGTATCTGTACATTAAACTGTATGATGTAATGTACACATAAAATAGTTCGAAAGTACTCGCAGTTGTCAAGAGCCATTCATGTTTATATAATCCGGTCACAGATTATATGAAGAAAAACAGTGGTGGGTAAATTAACTACAGCCCAAAAgacaaattttatttatttatttattactattattaaggAGCTCTAAACCCAGGAAAAATTACTGGACCAAGTGACTTTACTGTATCTTGAGCTTGACCTACAGAATGTTTTCGCTTTCCAGGAGACTTTGGTGGCCAACAGCTCTCATAACCTAAGATCAGTTAGCAACCACGGTACTTTCCCAGCATTGCTTGTGTATTTATACCTAAGGAATGAACTAGCCCATTTGGCTACAGTGTATACATCTGCAACCTTAGGAAGatcattttgtattttcctAACTGATGTACAAATATTACaatgaataatgtaataatgGGGAATATGCAATGATTTTATAGCAATAAGGAATGAACTAGCCCATTTGGCTACAGTGTAAACATCTGCAACCTTAGGAAGatcattttgtattttcctAACTGATGTGCAAATATTACAATGAATAATGTAACAATGGGGAGTATGCAATGATTTTATAGCAATAAAATACAGAcatgctctctgtctcttgcaCATTTGGATGATAATGTTTAGCCCAATATCTAAAATATTAACTATCTTATCTTATATCCATTGTCAAgcagtattttttatgtctttgtaaacATCCATATAATCACACTGCTCCCTCACCTTGGTGATGGGTCTTTCATGCTGACGATCCAATCTAGACTGTGGTATCAAACACAAATCCTCAATGTAGAATCCAAGAATACGGTGCAGAATCACCTGCTGAGAATAAATTCTAGTTAGTGGTCGTCATTCCTAGTAAACAAACACTTCTTTTAAAGTcgaagaaacagagaaaactcACCAAAGTGAGTCAAGCCCTCAGATCCATGTTCAAATGCACTGGTGTGGTCAGGCTCCTGATAGCGAGCTCAGAAGATACCAAAATAGACGCACAGGTCGGTGTGGCCAAACTGAGCAGGAACACAGGACACAGCTAGCTAGCTCACATTGGAATAACCAGTGGGTGTCGAGTGGCAGGGCAAGGCAGGCCAGCAGGATGAAATGGACACTGTCATTGGTTATTTTTGTAACCAAGCAGTAAAGGCTGATAGGCTCCTTCATGGACCCTCTCTTTACTGTTAGGCACCTTCAAAATGATGACAGAGGGCCTTATTGTCAATGAAGATGAGGCATCTATCATTTGTGTCTACATGGAGACAACACAAAGAGGTGTGTGTACTTACCTGATTGCCATCACCATTGGCTAACTTTTACCTATAATTTTAGCACATCATTTTGTCTCTGTCACCCGGGGAAACAAGCTCTCTGATATAGGCCATTGCATCACAAATGCCAAATTAGCAAGACAGTCCCTGAGGTGGGGATTGGTATCTATGGAGGATGTCTGCAGACTGATATGACTATGGCGGGGCTGGGTTAATTCTTGTTGTTCAAGCTCTGTTTACCATGTTGTTATCATTAAGGTGTATGACTGGGTAGTCTAGTTTTAGGACCAATgcagctgttgttgctgtgagATTAAGCTGAAATGGAAGGGGCATTTTGTTGACTTGTTACCCTTTGTGAGTCAGAGGAAGTCAATGGATGAGGTCACATGTGAGGGTTGACCCTGTGCATT
This sequence is a window from Thunnus albacares chromosome 20, fThuAlb1.1, whole genome shotgun sequence. Protein-coding genes within it:
- the LOC122971195 gene encoding uncharacterized protein LOC122971195, with product MSCVEKRHMSHRVGSMLHHRFPNGFTDLFMDETDREVSTLTDRAFRSLCIGDDAVYNDEFLYGYSPFSCHKPLAGEPLKKTHHKESKKQGQNKNDKKLVPSHGQQKNISHMSSFLKALSATEESCEGMLIKNGGMTDSNGESWDKSALRSIQRELSEFSSDYHTNLTDRHHKNHHRHHSSDGSSNKTGKDALLSGKSSKIKNGKSTVKLRKLNIKNFFLHSEFSPFQTWRDFNQFPFGQEDTVTSILPTDNIPKWYDLPFYKELTEAHRKETLHTEETQSHQKAAVELPPPTAPKPIPPPSPPKVLPKPSATTAEKKSSDRGDGSAAPWRRNRSRANSTVSVSQLGVPPQDNCSSTVNESPLLLKKEARSVEVKAVEEVSSVASTPFSICQLMTPLIPSRQPTETSEILQAVFSPSALDLPLRPHSEAKLTPEPPVKRDSYKSLASSILFNLKDNRKRVKSRYSPPKFKTLEVPESGSQSPQSDHLKHPQAGSDGNASGLSTPAIFKDGQIVCSPLLESPTVGLTKHDINQPLSDDYLLSNLLQTKREAAGNGEENPISSIIHSKKNKSPIAKKQNYPSLNLYKKSSPVNSDMKYLQVPLSTSAPEYIDQPAETNELSPLTLNKELSPKALPTNTGLSPNTLNVNKDRSPIISPHALEKEGLSSNVSVGKRPLNVPDKAKWPAKDIKEKDSGTQPFSSKERDTTGQTTRTMDVIRAAKEAINATKSKVLFVAQSESINKPISDIEELREKEIDEMFAYSKEMISSRRESSVAENNDVLSQSGSEASGSTLVGKKEPPPVPKRNFAKSDIQLALDKQQTHNTDKLTNGDLGEAKSDSPAKDSESVQKRGRLKHVFSARQNNYIKCQRYTVMDDEQGGKYEEGDLKVNTRTEKDEEMMSLREIRDSECIINDLHALKELERARLGDRVHENAKNKLGVVNIDEEARAKNDLISRELRNIKKGMLSMRGNTSAKREIFTKKEKEQSKPEVFRKIDGNVIVNKAVINDNYDKAKLALEEIITERQIRRNKMTEQDANPILEENAGDDIYVTRVQQRKQSMKDSLTESKEKEKDLKERLGDLRDHNHMRQILSKTEPRLGESHRSGGRIAFPGMDKVGNEPDALLNNKAKSVTDKVTDNPSYVADNSEDLINENEDKNLDTPPVPPRSKKGGNRTDGSVTRETDSLKDVAVENILNKDGIGLPENGEAHSAKEMRSTGSGKQDVDSDLFTKEALPSQSESSSNEEMCDAVNNANLKSTTGTDAVICDNIAPSEYQQSENILCLSPEFREKEYKANNVQTDMSPTRESIFANNNAKAQETCKVKRKAPLKPDNLTMPDEHVTKAEEESDIIHTASEEVNVDAETLSEIPRGIISPLLLVNGVSITQSPPDQASLSSKSSYFSVESALHRNTETESNVDQSLENSTGEVEELDELGENVSTRNSKQDSERTEVEYYSLSDHESEPELVKRPIKSQKETEGLYKEGKERENTIVGQSLSHDENNQTPMSPSNIFSPTLGVPALFKVKNNTFSNKLKKTVQPWSPRGSLSGSEKGEEELHQVKENPEIPLANETVTSGSTSMADEIFKPKEILSKHSAPLPLSSSNLQSDNPKKPQAGGFLAVPQEEDRFSGVTPSSEGMESLTASTADTADDKGVNADKPAEREVLKVPSERSGSTCSGNESQMGLPKPPTVLPKSEKAVLKALKLTNRRIKKEEAQKSPHKSSQSSSKHKSDRHKSELKSSSSSRNGKSSEKKQREKTEDGHHHNESHHGKSSNDRSEPLLCERRGHDSENQHHNRTEMSRKTRRQSLDSVKNNNQNTEALPRVAAERQGRRTDRHIRDKPEQRHYSSDRVISNVPVYKAHVGDRPISDRPFQRSQSIDRYLGDKVERRLSADMSNNEKLDSRSQRIEKSIMDELQQRGRARDKVSRDNPLRRSHSIDTYSSDVSHPSVLSRQSSHTSHTSQLSRQSSIEHTIVTQSFPMTQRKLLQDPDSGQFFFVDMPVQVKTKTFFDPETGNYVQLPVQPPEGAVLKASPMEVLKPPLVVYHSFVPVPLSPMAKKASIKAPHMEAEESELRHLERSKQMNCQDGNPYLEPVYGQHDHMLGEFLGTEELDCPS